The genome window ATTTGTTGATGAAACAATAGATAAAAGTCgcataaaaaataacaaaacaacATTAGCAGACACTGTTGAAACGTAGACGGATTTTGTCTAGACTTGTATATATTACTATAGCAACAAATCCATAGACGAATTAACATCTTCGGCGTACGTGCATAACTATATTCTTCAATAATCAAGCATGTATTAGTCATTGGTGTAACGAGGTTAATTTGTCGTCTTCTTTTGTCTTCAtcatttaaataattaaatagccGTGAAATAATATAGAAGTAGCTAGATCGTGCCGACTGTTTCCCTAAAAGTTGATCAAATTTtagttttggaaagaaattggtATGCTATCAAGAATGGTTTTAATTCCTTTCAAAAATTAGATGGAGCTACAAACGAGTTGAATTTAACCGAACATTTAGCCTTCAAGCTCGGCTCATTAAGTCATTGTGTCGAGCTCGGCCCAGCTTAGTTTGTTTATGTAATGAGTTGAAAATTGTGTTCGAACTTGGCTCATTAAAATTATCTCGATCGAGTTAGAACTCAAACTTGACTCGTATGACATAAGTGAGCTAgacttaaacaaaaaaaaaaaaaaaggaaaaagctcAAATGCGCTTGAGTATCTTATACAACTTTGCAACCAAAAAATTATAACCAATTTAATTTGTCTATTGAATGAGAAAAAAGTTTTCTAAATATAAGAATATTCTAATatttaaataaaactaaatcctaaacaatcaagaaaaaaataaatctaCATAATTACTAAGAAAAATTAGTAATACTAGCTTGAATAAATGTACAAATGAGCCTAGATGAACATACCCAAACTATTCATGAGTTGAGCCAGGCTCATTTAGAAAAATGAGCCTAACTTGATGTTTGAGCTCGACTAatttaattaaacaaatgaGCCAAGGTCAAACTTATATAATTTGAGTTAAGCTGTGAGCTCATAAGCCGCTCATTTCTTTAACAGCCCCGATTTTAGAAacaagaaaaattatttttcataatGTAGAGGACGAAATTGgtcattttctcttttcattttaGACAAAAGACTTTTATCTTCCCATTTTGCCCTAGATTAGAATATGCATGTGGCTGGGCCATACAACCCTTAGCCAGAAAGTAGGTCAGAATTGGATTCTCGGACAAAATTGGCAGGTTTCCAAAATGTAATGGATGATTTTACATCATTCTAAATATGGATACAaagaaatacaatttttttaaaaagtgagAGACGAATTTGCTCATTCGTAtactaaaaagggaaaaaaaaaaggctcgaAAATAGTATGGTATCTTTAATGATATTATTGCCAATCAATAAATGCTATAATATAGCTTTAACATACAAAACTTAAAAATAGGTCGAGGAAGTTAATACCTCAAGAAATTAGCCCGTTTGGATATTAAATTTTTagagtttttataaaaaaataaaaagaagagtaaatcttatatacactatcacagTTTTATATACCTCAAAAAATACACTGTAACAATGTGACATACGTAAAATAAAAgaagtaattgaaaaatatattgaatgaatattttaaaatttttctaacaaaagtcACAATTCAAGCCAGCTTAAACTTGAGTTTAagtctcccttttctctttccatttttccaaattCCACCCCTCCAATgcctaaaaaaattttaaaaaaattaatcattggactaaatggaagaaaatagaAAGCTACCAGCAAGGAATGGATGGAGCCTGGAGGATGAGAAAAGTGATAATAATGGTAGTGGTGGGCCAATAAATAATAAGTGTTTCTATCGAGTTTTAGGGgtgtatacatttatatatgtataaaaataAGGAAGTCTTGATCTTGAAGGGTGGCATAAAATATGATTGCCCCATTTGCTCGGCAGCGTGAGCCAGCCTTTATTATCAACACAACCACTGTCTTAATCCCTCCTCAGACCCTCGTCTCGGGATCCTATGTGCTATCAGCTCCCTCTTCCTCTTTCTCAATCCTTCCAATATCTTCTACTCACCAACCCCTTCAGAGCCACCCTGCTTCTTTCTTTAACAATAGTCTCCAAATTATTAACTTTCTGTAGCTTTTCCAGCTCACCTTGTaagtattttctttttcctctcttaaTTAAGCCTTACTTTTTAATCTCTTTTTGGAAATATGTTTTGCATAGAAAGGTGGTTTGCATGATCTGTTACCGCTAGTTATAGATCTTAAGTTTCCAAAATTCTGGTGATTTTGGATTTGTTATCTTTCCTGCTAAATATCCCTTGTtggtaaatttgattttttatgTATAGAGCCCTTTTCCAAGATTCTGTGACActgatttcttttcttggatcacTCTTCTTCAGTGCTAAATTTCTCGGTGAATTTAAGTGAACCAAATACCGTcatcaatcattcaaacccaataacttttttttcttttgttttccattttttctaggtattgtttttcttttaagaaaatatgtctGCTTTCTTCATACGACCTTTCCCTTTACCCTGTTTCTTGTTTATCTTCAGTTATGGAGCTGGGAGAAGATGAGGGTGGGGATTtggtttctttcatttggatgTCTAGGCATAGGGGAATGTGCATATTCTGTAATGGGCTAAAGCAACGTGAAATGATTTGGTTTTGTTTGGCGTAAAATTGCCGGACAAAACTTAAAAGGGAAAGAACAAGAAACTTGTGTGTCTTGAATAAGATATATACTATCTGGATCAAATGCATACACTATCTTTAGTTAGCTTATTTGACTTAGAAAAAGTTCTGTTTCACCATTTAGCAGGCTATGTAATTCTTTAAAGGTCCCACCTCATCCTTTAGCTGTTGAATATTGGCCATTCATCTTCATTGCAAGCTGCAATCTGTCATCCTGGCATGTCAAATTTAGGTTTCACACATTACCATTTTGATGGCTGAATGAGTCATCCTTTTGACCATGTGTTATTTCTCTTTTGCAGGTCTGTTTTATTTGTCGCTTTTACTAGGGTTCTAAGTCCGATCAAGATTTTGCCTAAGAATCACAAGGTATGTTGCTGTTAGTGCAACTGTTTTGGTTGTCCTGTGAATGGGGCAAAACTATGTTTAGTTGCTCTTTGCAATACCATGATTCTTTTGAATGCTTTATAGGAAACTAGATTAACAGTTAGTACTGATGGAGCTTAAGACAGAGTTCATGCAAAACAAAATAAGTATTTTCTGACATTTTCGTTCCCTGGCATGTAAGTAGTGTACACATGAATTTTGTCAAGGACCACCTTCAATGTTTTTAAGagtgaaatattggagatgATCAGATGAATATATTAACTGGTgtatcctttgaagtatctgttCAAATTGCTTCAACAAGCTTCATAAGGGACGGACTACAGACTTTGGTTTTGTTCAGACAGGGATGCTTTTGAAACTGTTTTCAGTTTCATATGATAGGTATTGTTGATTTAATAGGcatatttttttccaatttttgaagtCCCGCGCATAAAGGAAATATAGAAGAAATGTGAGAATCTCTTTTCAAATTGCTTCAACAAGCTTCACAAGGGACATACTACAGACTTTGGTTTTGTTCAGACTGGGATGCTTTGAAACTGTTCTAAGTTCATATGATAGGTATTGTTGATTTAGTAGGCataaattttccaacttttgaAGTATTGGGCATAAAGGAAATATAGAAGGTATGGGAACTTAGTGTCTCTGTAATGGCTTAGGAGCTTGGGTCACAGAAACAATTCATGGCCCATGGTTACATTTTAATGTGAAAGATACAGCTATTTCATGTAAGCTGGTTTACAATCATCTCATCACTTCAGACTACTTTTGCAGTTTTAGATTTGTTTGCGTAAAAGGTGTCAAACTGATTGTTACTCTATCAGTTTTCCTTTAACATTGTacccgttttcttgcattgttttaTAAAGTCTGGTTAGTTTTTGACATTTTCTTTGCATCTAACAGATTTGATTTTGCCATGGGTCTTTCGCCTTACTCAGCTCCAGCCGATGGAGGAGTGTTTTGTGTAATTTTAGTAAACACAGCCATATCAATCTCCATAGTCAAGGAGATATTTCGTTCAATCCTTCAGGTTGTTGGCATTCACATTGCAGCTTGGGAAGATTATTCCGTTGACAACACCTTGGAATCATTAGAATGTCGTGGAAGCCCCTCTGAGTCCTATATGGAGGAGTTCCGAAGCAGAACTCCAGCAATTCGTTATGATTCAATCCATAGCTGCAGTCGCCCCCGCCATGAGTGCCCAGTCTGCCTGACAGAATTCGAGCCAGATGCAGAGATTAACCACCTTTCTTGCGGCCACGTATTTCATAGACTATGCCTGGAAAAGTGGTTGAAATATTGGCATGTTACATGTCCTCTTTGCCGGAATTATATGCTACCTCAAGAAGGGCTTGAAAACACTTGTCCTATGTGAGCATAATACAAAACTGTTGAAACTGTGTCTTTAGTTGTACAGCATAGCAGTGTACAAACAATTTACTGCTTGTAGTGACCCCTGTTTTGCGTCCTTCATGGTGACGGGTCCTTGTGGCCaagatttgtattgtatattCTGTCAAAAGCTTATGCTCTATGCGGTTGAGCTTCTGATCTGAGTTTGTTGCAACACCCTGGTCTCATTTCTAGAATTGTTTTCTTGATATAATAATTTCTGCTACTTATTTATCCTGTGCTGGGAAGGATAATTGCTAAATAATTTCTGATGACAAGATATTGAACAAAAATTTTAGGGTGAAAGCAGCAGCAAGGCATCAGCATCTAAGTGTAATATGTGATTATgagttcaaactttttcaggATGCCTGTTAGGGCAGCTGAGATGGGATTCTTCCTCCAGTCAAGATGCGTTGTTCTAGGAAGTTCTCGGGTAAATGTGCAAATCCTTCCAGCCATGGCTTGGCAGACGAATTGATCACGGAACAAAAGCTTTGAACAGGCATGTCTTTGCCGTTGAAACAGACAATAGCCACAAAATGGTTTAAAGGTTGTTAAAATGGTTCGAGTTCCATAGTTACAGTATGGTCCAAAGAAAATACAGTTGAATAATTTGTCAAGAGACACTCGCTGCTTTCCCTGCTTTGTGCACCAGGGTTGTCATAACATATAAAAccatttgtgtgtgtgtgtgtgtatacatgtatatattgtgTATACATATTTGCAAGCTGCAGTTAAAACTGAACTATTCGCAGAACAATCATCCACAAAACGCATACTATATTACACATCATCAAGAAGTACAGAAGTCAACCAATAAGCAAGTCTAGCAAGGTGGTGTTAAATCCCCAAACCATGTCCTGCCACACACACCAGTCAACTTCCATGGAAGAGGAACAAAGAACATGCAAATCATCACAAGGGTGCCAAGCATTACTCCAGACGGCCTCAGGTTGCGAAACTGCTGCCAAATGCTGCTGTAAAGCAATACATTTGTCAGTTGAATTTACCCGCTAATTCGGAGAGTTTGGAGCCAACGGACATGCTGTTGTGAACCAAGCTGGTGTTCCTATGGTATCGACACCTGAAAGATCCTGCGTGTGTAGTAGGCGAGCACAGACAGTTATACTTGACACTTGACTGTTTCCTCGACGACATTGGTGATGTTGGCGTTGATGTTGCTTCTCTTGATGACCTCTTCACCGTGTCCATACATATATGTGGCACAACTATCTTTGGCTTCTCCGGTTGTTCCCCCATTCTTGGCTGTTCAGCCATCCTTGTCCTGTATTATACTGGACAAACTAGGAGAAAATTTAAAACCACATGAAGATTAGAAACACTTTCTGATGCATCAGATTATGAAAGTGAACTACTTGCCCCTAAACATTTCATGAGCAGATCATCATCCGTAAAGATCATCCTTGTATCCATCCATTAGTCTATTAGCTTAAAGAGTTATTTATTGTGCTGCTCACTGCGATGTGATGCACTTGAGATAAAACGTAGACGGGATCTATAAAGATAATTCAAAAGCGTGTTTAGGAATAATAAAATTCCTTTTAGATAACAATAATGTATCAAAATGCACCTATTTTACACTTTCAAAGACACCTCACAGTCTCATGGAAGAAATCCATCCCCAACCTTGAATTTTAGACACCTTTGCTGGGTGTCCTCTATAATTTTATGTGGGTCAATTAAACGTGTTGTATGATCATCAACGTTTAATACAAAAAGGCAAACACCTCTAACATAAAAGTTGCTTAAAAGATATAATAGAAATAGAGTGTAACACTTCCAGTTGTTTGGTTAAGTTGGTAAAAGTTGTCTGTTTGATCTTAAAGCTATTGCAAATAAAAAAGTTTTTCGCCTGATTCTTTTACCAGGTCTCACGTCTCCAACCACCGTTTTATCCCAAATACAGTCTTTGTCATAGGTGCTACAATGCAAATCTTCCAACATTTCTCCCAAAAGATACAATAAATACAAGGGGTTCCAAGATGCAGGCTACAATTCCAAGATGTGCAGTTCATGAAAATCTTCTGAAATCTATGAAGGAATCACGCTTTTAAGTTTCGATGCAAAAGAAATTGTACGATACTACTATTAGGTTCATCAATCATTTGGCTTCAAATCATTGCAATTGATTTCTTTTTGTCCTATCTTGGGTggattctgattttttttttttttggttaaagaaAATGACATCAATATGGTTAAAATGTTGTACAAAACGAACAATTGAAACATCATTGCACATTGTTATAAATTctgaaaatataaacaaaagaaaaagacccCAAATATACATGGATTTGTAATTACCTGGAATATGTGCTTTGTTGATAACAATGCAGGATATGAGCGGCAGAGTTGCTCTGATATTTCCTATTTTGTCAATGCAACAAAGGGAAACAGGGGAGAAAGGTTTTTGCATTGTTTTGCAGTTTGGggaattttttgttcttttttttctagGGTTCCCCTAaccaattgttaaacagcaaggCCCGTTATTTACTCTTTCCAATTTTGAACGTGAGGTGATGGTAAATCCTAAATTTTACACCgttctttttattattactttttattttaattagagccacctaagaaaaaaattttggctgCAGTAG of Coffea arabica cultivar ET-39 chromosome 5c, Coffea Arabica ET-39 HiFi, whole genome shotgun sequence contains these proteins:
- the LOC113691099 gene encoding probable E3 ubiquitin-protein ligase XERICO, translated to MGLSPYSAPADGGVFCVILVNTAISISIVKEIFRSILQVVGIHIAAWEDYSVDNTLESLECRGSPSESYMEEFRSRTPAIRYDSIHSCSRPRHECPVCLTEFEPDAEINHLSCGHVFHRLCLEKWLKYWHVTCPLCRNYMLPQEGLENTCPM